From Kineosporia succinea, the proteins below share one genomic window:
- a CDS encoding family 2B encapsulin nanocompartment shell protein produces the protein MTVSQPLEPDTTSFIDPRTSLDVAAARNLATTTKSAPQMQSITSRWLLRVLPWIQADGGVFRVNRRASYALGDGRVQFISEGAQVRVIPQELTELPLLRGFDDEPALTALASRFEQREYAPGEILFAAGAPADTVGLIAHGKVQRVGDGVYGDETDHGIIADGDHFGGHVLADSTQTWEYTLRALTAVTVLLLRRQSFDELNGEAGGLRAHIQRRTLEASRPQNEHGEASIDLTSGQHGEYQLPQTFVDYELAPREYELSVAQTVLRVHSRVADLYNKPMNQTEEQLRLTVEGLRERQEHELVNNRSFGLLHNADLSFRLQARQGPPTPDDFDELLSLVWKEPSCFLAHPRTIAAFGRECTRRGVYPQLSEFFGHQVPSWRGVPVLPCNKIPMSSSRTSSVLLLRTGMENQGVVGLHQTGLPDELQPGLNVRFMGIDEKAVISYLVSAYYSAAVLVPDALAVLENVEVGRES, from the coding sequence ATGACTGTCAGCCAGCCGCTCGAGCCGGACACCACGTCCTTCATCGACCCGCGCACCAGTCTCGACGTCGCCGCGGCCCGAAACCTGGCCACCACCACCAAGTCCGCGCCCCAGATGCAGTCGATCACTTCACGCTGGCTCCTGCGGGTGCTGCCCTGGATCCAGGCCGACGGCGGGGTGTTCCGGGTGAACCGGCGCGCCTCGTACGCCCTCGGTGACGGGCGGGTCCAGTTCATCAGCGAGGGGGCCCAGGTCCGGGTGATCCCCCAGGAACTCACGGAGCTGCCGCTGCTGCGCGGGTTCGACGACGAGCCGGCCCTCACCGCTCTCGCCTCCCGGTTCGAGCAGCGCGAATACGCGCCCGGCGAGATCCTCTTCGCCGCCGGTGCCCCCGCCGACACCGTGGGTCTCATCGCCCACGGCAAGGTGCAGCGCGTGGGCGACGGGGTCTACGGTGACGAGACCGACCACGGAATCATCGCCGACGGCGACCATTTCGGCGGGCACGTACTCGCCGACTCCACCCAGACCTGGGAATACACCTTGCGGGCGCTCACGGCGGTCACCGTGCTGCTGCTGAGGCGCCAGTCGTTCGACGAGCTGAACGGTGAGGCCGGCGGCCTGCGGGCGCACATTCAGCGCCGCACCCTCGAGGCGTCGCGGCCGCAGAACGAGCACGGCGAGGCCTCGATCGACCTGACCTCCGGCCAGCACGGCGAATACCAGCTGCCCCAGACCTTCGTCGACTACGAACTGGCGCCCCGCGAATACGAACTCAGCGTCGCCCAGACCGTTCTGCGGGTGCACAGCCGCGTGGCCGACCTCTACAACAAGCCGATGAACCAGACGGAAGAGCAGCTGCGCCTCACCGTCGAGGGGCTGCGCGAGCGGCAGGAGCACGAGCTCGTCAACAACCGCAGCTTCGGCCTGCTGCACAACGCCGACCTGTCGTTCCGCCTCCAGGCCCGGCAGGGCCCGCCCACCCCCGACGACTTCGACGAGCTGCTCAGCCTGGTCTGGAAGGAGCCGTCCTGCTTCCTGGCCCACCCCCGCACGATCGCCGCGTTCGGCCGCGAGTGCACCCGCCGCGGCGTGTACCCACAGCTCAGCGAGTTCTTCGGGCATCAGGTGCCGTCGTGGCGAGGGGTTCCGGTGCTGCCCTGCAACAAGATTCCGATGAGCTCGTCGCGCACCAGCTCGGTGTTGCTGCTGCGCACCGGCATGGAGAACCAGGGCGTGGTCGGGCTGCACCAGACCGGTCTTCCCGACGAGCTGCAGCCCGGACTCAACGTGCGGTTCATGGGCATCGACGAGAAGGCGGTGATCTCGTACCTGGTCAGCGCCTACTACTCGGCCGCCGTGCTGGTGCCCGACGCCCTCGCCGTGCTGGAGAACGTCGAGGTCGGACGGGAGAGCTGA
- a CDS encoding TetR/AcrR family transcriptional regulator, whose protein sequence is MVAAAAALADEIGFANLTMGLVAERVGVRTPSLYKHIAGQDDLNRRIAILAATESADVVGQAVQGVAGRDALFAAARAFREYVVTHPGRYAATVGVENDGADSPLTQAANRLLAPLRAVVRAYDIDEEQEVHALRTLRSLLHGYATLEAGRGFQWATDVNESFDWAIDLMDRGLRGMART, encoded by the coding sequence GTGGTCGCGGCCGCTGCCGCCCTGGCCGACGAGATCGGCTTCGCCAACCTCACCATGGGCCTGGTCGCCGAGCGCGTCGGCGTCCGGACCCCCTCGCTCTACAAGCACATCGCCGGCCAGGACGACCTGAACCGGCGCATCGCGATCCTGGCCGCGACCGAGTCGGCCGACGTCGTGGGCCAGGCGGTGCAGGGTGTGGCCGGCCGGGACGCCCTGTTCGCCGCCGCACGGGCGTTCCGCGAGTACGTGGTGACGCACCCCGGCCGGTACGCGGCCACCGTGGGGGTGGAGAACGACGGCGCCGACAGCCCTCTGACCCAGGCCGCCAACCGGTTGCTGGCTCCGCTGCGGGCGGTGGTGCGGGCCTACGACATCGACGAGGAACAGGAGGTGCACGCCCTGCGCACGCTGCGCAGCCTGCTGCACGGGTATGCCACGCTCGAGGCCGGACGCGGGTTCCAGTGGGCCACGGACGTCAACGAAAGCTTCGACTGGGCCATCGATCTCATGGACCGTGGCCTGCGCGGCATGGCTCGCACCTGA
- a CDS encoding alpha/beta fold hydrolase, giving the protein MTQFLEVDGGTLAYDVHGQGPLVVLAHGMGNSRQAYRFMVPELVAAGYQVANLDLRGCGESSVDWPSWSRTDIAGDILALVRHLGGPAVLVGHSIAGGAVTIAAAQAPELVTAVVELAPFTRAQVFKVSDLKVSRVRRGMTRLIGMALLGSTTQWKKYLEVANPGVRPADWDSHLAEIEASLREPGRMKALQKMGQTTPADAGAQLGNVRCPVLVIMGTDDPDWGSPQAEGEAVVAALPEGLGRLEMIPGAGHYLHTQYPSQVVSLMQSFLEEARA; this is encoded by the coding sequence ATGACGCAGTTCCTCGAGGTAGACGGCGGCACCCTCGCCTACGACGTGCACGGCCAGGGCCCGCTCGTGGTGCTCGCCCACGGCATGGGCAACAGCCGCCAGGCCTACCGATTCATGGTTCCCGAGCTGGTCGCCGCCGGTTACCAGGTCGCGAACCTCGACCTGCGGGGCTGCGGTGAGTCCAGCGTCGACTGGCCGTCGTGGTCGCGCACCGACATCGCCGGCGACATCCTCGCCCTGGTCCGGCACCTCGGTGGGCCGGCGGTGCTGGTCGGCCACTCGATCGCCGGCGGGGCCGTCACGATCGCCGCCGCGCAGGCTCCCGAGCTGGTGACGGCCGTGGTCGAGCTGGCGCCGTTCACCCGCGCGCAGGTGTTCAAGGTGTCCGACCTGAAGGTCTCGCGGGTGCGGCGCGGTATGACCCGCCTGATCGGCATGGCCCTCCTGGGCAGCACCACACAGTGGAAGAAGTACCTGGAGGTCGCGAATCCCGGTGTCCGACCGGCCGACTGGGACAGTCACCTGGCCGAGATCGAGGCCTCGCTGCGCGAGCCGGGCCGGATGAAGGCCCTGCAGAAGATGGGGCAGACCACTCCCGCCGACGCGGGGGCCCAGCTCGGCAACGTCCGCTGCCCGGTGCTCGTGATCATGGGCACCGACGACCCGGACTGGGGTTCCCCGCAGGCCGAGGGTGAGGCCGTGGTGGCCGCGCTGCCCGAGGGACTGGGCCGGCTTGAGATGATTCCCGGGGCGGGCCACTACCTGCACACCCAGTACCCGTCGCAGGTGGTCTCCCTGATGCAGTCGTTCCTGGAGGAAGCGCGTGCCTAG
- a CDS encoding terpene synthase family protein, with the protein MSVQSAQAFVLPDFYLPHPARLNPNVEHARAHSTTWARRMGMLDAGVWDDEALARMDYALMCGYTHPDCDAPMLDLITEWYVWVFFFDDHFLEIFKYSRDLKGARVYLDRLERFMPAEGGPDAEPENPAEAGLADLWARTTPSMSPAWRRRFITSTHNLLVESMWELQNIDAGRVANPIEYIQMRRRVGGAPWSANLIEVVNAELPPRLAGRRALRVLGDTFSDAVHLRNDLFSYQREVEEEGENSNAVLVFERFLGCATQRSAELTNDLLTSRLQQFENTALTEVPALLAENAALPDEVFAVSSYVRGLQDWQAGGHEWHARSSRYMNAGAQTAAWSLPTGPTGWGASAALLGRTGTPVRARQFLHMRFAPVGPLPLPDFHMPYPVRVSGHLEGARRHNLEWSERMGMFGPGGVWQPGRFVGMDLAYCAAMIHPDASAEQLDLTSDWLSWGTYGDDYFPVAFGVTNNLAGAKASHIRLGLFMPLDGTDTPEPLDPLERGLADLWARTAGPMPMTARAGLRRAIRSMTGSWIWELANQVQQRVPDPIDYVEMRRRTFGSDLTIALSRFSHAEVVPPELFDHRVLRELDTAAQDYACFLNDVFSYQKEIEVEGEVHNLVFVLEQFLGTDRFEAVRLVNDLMTARMKQFTLIADHDLPALIEELQLADAAGDALRRHADYLKNWMSGILEWHRKATRYTPAELKARYGDIHESTR; encoded by the coding sequence GTGTCGGTCCAGTCCGCCCAGGCGTTCGTTCTTCCGGACTTCTACCTGCCCCATCCCGCGCGCCTCAATCCCAACGTGGAGCACGCCCGAGCCCACAGCACCACCTGGGCCCGGCGCATGGGCATGCTCGACGCCGGGGTCTGGGACGACGAGGCGCTGGCCCGCATGGACTACGCGCTGATGTGCGGCTACACCCATCCCGACTGCGATGCGCCGATGCTCGATCTGATCACCGAGTGGTACGTGTGGGTCTTCTTCTTCGACGACCACTTCCTCGAAATCTTCAAGTATTCGCGGGATCTCAAGGGCGCCCGGGTCTACCTCGACCGGCTCGAACGGTTCATGCCGGCCGAAGGGGGGCCCGATGCGGAGCCGGAGAATCCGGCCGAGGCAGGGCTGGCCGACCTGTGGGCACGCACCACGCCGTCGATGTCGCCGGCCTGGCGGCGCCGGTTCATCACCAGCACTCACAACCTGCTGGTCGAGTCGATGTGGGAGCTGCAGAACATCGACGCCGGGCGGGTGGCCAACCCGATCGAGTACATCCAGATGCGCCGCCGGGTGGGGGGTGCGCCGTGGTCGGCCAACCTGATCGAGGTGGTGAACGCAGAGCTGCCGCCCCGGCTGGCGGGGCGGCGGGCGCTGCGAGTGCTCGGCGACACCTTCTCCGACGCCGTGCACCTGCGCAACGACCTGTTCTCCTACCAGCGTGAGGTCGAGGAGGAGGGGGAGAACTCCAATGCCGTATTGGTTTTCGAGCGGTTCCTGGGATGTGCCACGCAGCGGTCGGCGGAGCTCACCAACGATCTGCTCACCTCCCGGCTTCAGCAGTTCGAGAACACCGCGCTGACCGAGGTGCCCGCGCTGCTGGCCGAGAACGCGGCGCTGCCCGACGAGGTGTTCGCGGTCTCGTCCTACGTGCGAGGTCTGCAGGACTGGCAGGCGGGCGGCCATGAATGGCACGCCCGTTCCAGTCGTTACATGAACGCGGGTGCGCAGACGGCGGCCTGGTCGCTGCCGACCGGTCCGACGGGGTGGGGGGCATCGGCGGCGCTGCTGGGTCGTACGGGCACCCCGGTGCGGGCCCGTCAGTTCCTGCACATGCGGTTCGCGCCGGTGGGGCCGCTCCCGTTGCCCGACTTCCACATGCCCTATCCGGTGCGTGTGAGCGGCCATCTCGAGGGTGCGCGGCGGCACAACCTCGAATGGTCCGAACGGATGGGGATGTTCGGGCCCGGCGGGGTCTGGCAGCCGGGCCGGTTCGTGGGCATGGACCTGGCCTACTGCGCGGCGATGATCCATCCCGATGCCTCGGCCGAGCAGCTCGACCTGACGTCCGACTGGCTGTCCTGGGGCACGTACGGAGACGACTACTTTCCCGTCGCCTTCGGTGTGACCAACAATCTCGCTGGTGCCAAGGCGTCCCACATTCGTCTGGGACTCTTCATGCCGCTCGACGGCACCGACACCCCCGAACCCCTCGATCCTCTCGAGCGGGGGCTGGCCGATCTGTGGGCCCGCACGGCGGGGCCGATGCCGATGACGGCGCGGGCCGGGTTGCGCCGGGCGATCCGCTCGATGACGGGCAGCTGGATCTGGGAGCTGGCCAATCAGGTGCAGCAGCGGGTACCCGATCCGATCGACTACGTCGAGATGCGGCGTCGCACGTTCGGTTCCGACCTCACGATCGCGCTGTCCCGGTTCAGTCACGCCGAGGTGGTGCCGCCGGAGCTGTTCGACCATCGGGTGCTGCGCGAACTGGACACGGCCGCACAGGATTACGCCTGCTTCCTGAACGACGTGTTCTCGTACCAGAAGGAGATCGAGGTCGAGGGCGAGGTGCACAACCTGGTCTTCGTGCTGGAGCAGTTCCTGGGCACCGATCGGTTCGAGGCGGTGCGTCTGGTGAACGACCTGATGACGGCCCGGATGAAGCAGTTCACGCTCATCGCCGACCACGATCTGCCCGCGTTGATCGAAGAGCTACAGCTTGCGGACGCGGCGGGAGACGCCCTGAGGCGGCATGCGGATTACCTCAAGAACTGGATGTCGGGCATTCTCGAGTGGCACCGGAAGGCCACGCGCTACACCCCGGCGGAGCTGAAGGCCCGTTACGGTGACATCCATGAGTCAACTCGATGA